The Neodiprion pinetum isolate iyNeoPine1 chromosome 5, iyNeoPine1.2, whole genome shotgun sequence genome segment atttttcagtgaCTTATAGCGCATGTACTTCAATTCATTCGCTCGAATCGCCTTATTTCAAACTCCCGAACCgcaatttatttgaaaataggTTTACAACTTTTTACAACTCCTGAAGGTGCAATCGCGATCAAATGGTTTCCCCCTTGCGTGCGGAATTGTAAGAACTTTTCAGACACAGTATTTTTTTAGATTGGTAAAATCCGAAGCAAATAACGTTTCTTACAACACGTTGCGACTAAATTATGTTAGCACAGCCTAGAATGAGTTGAAATGCAAAATGATAAGATTAAGGTTTTTGACCATTTGGTCTTGCGGcctaataaataaaaaaatacaacttcGTAGACatgttattttttatgatCGTCCTTTTGTAAGATAGTCACAGGTATCTGGATCCAATTTCCACCACTTTCTTTATGATTTGACATAATTTCCGTGACCAGTTCGTAgttctttgaatttcaaagCTGGGTCCATGAATTTCTCTGCAGCAGGTAACGTTCGGCGCTTGTGGTACACCCTTCACTGTCAACTTCAGATGGGTGGTACGATGTACATTTGCCGAAAATAAACCTGTCTGatcgttgaaaagttttttcttaCTTGACGGAACCGATTGTCGACAGTCAGCTTGACTTGGTCATAATTTTCTCTCATCAAACATCGAAATATTGCTCATCTGGTtagaaaaacaaagtttttcgAAGAATGATAACACTTTCAaggtgaagaaaataaaatcaaaccaTGCATTACGCAAGCACAAAAAATAGTGTTGATCCGTATTATACTTACGTTTATAACTGGTAGAGTCTTGGTTGAAATAATATCTCATGCGAGCTCATCGAGTTATGGACGTATAGTTAGAATAGCacttattaattaatcaaaaatacGCTACGAGACGGTCTTATAATGAAACATTGTGAACCAGTAACCTTCAAGATTTCGcagtatttttataaataaaggtaaaattTGTCGAATCTAACATAATAAGCCGTTTATttgttaaaataatataatacatatacatattattatatacatacatatatatatatattattatattatatatatattatacagtatGTTAGACATGGAAAAATTCACAGCCTCAAAGACGTATTATACCTATCTATGGAGTATATTATTCGATCAAGTATGTGTATACTGCACATTATTTCTGTACCATACTGCAAGAGTCTATTTttgattcaaataataaatttgtattattttataatattcttattcaattattcacaaaCATAATTATTATAGGTAATCAAGGGCCTATGGAACAAGACGACCAGTATGTACGTGTTCATTAGAGTTATGGATTTCATACGACTGTGTTTTTTCAGATGGGTGTTTTTTGCTGTGTATCTGAATCTTATTGTCATATAGATATCAATCCAAACTTCAGATATTCACGAATCCTGTGATTCTAAGTATATTACAATGgtgttaatttttaaaactttatttaatttctgcGGCCAACTTAAtcccttaaaaaaaaattctaaacaaCCGTTACATCGTATTTTCAAACACTGCATGTGACGTGGTTTATGAAATATGCAGATTGTGTAGTATGctaatttgaagaaaaatctcGCGAACCTACGTgcattgtttttatttttttcactattttgaaatgaaaccACACCTACTGCTGTATTATTAAACTGACACTATTTCGACTGGATACTCAATGCTTTTGtcatgtaatatgtatacacatcAAACAAgtgtccccccccccccccccccccccatttgTACATTATCACATAGGGTTGTATAATTCAATCATTAGATATCGCACGCAAGGTATATTTTAACAGAGAATATTCATAAATGCCTGCAGAAATACAAATATAAGATGCTTCACGCTTACATTTTTATCAATGACCAAGTTaacttgaatttaaaaatgtgaatattacgaaaaacgattCACTTGTTAAATCTCTGAAATTTCAGGTATATGAAATTCGATCACAGGATTCGTTGTATTCGACGCAATTTGTATATACGGTTAAACTTTTTCGTCAAGTCTGTACGGTCGACAACGAAAGTTGTGGCAGAAGATTTCTATAGTAACGAAGAGATTTTTCTCCAAGTGATGAGAGTCCAATCGTCAATGAAATATTCAACGTTTCGTCGTTAGCGTCtttcgaaagtttgaaaatcgtcCCAGTATTTGTTTAGTTTTTCGGAATAGAAAAACTCACatcaaaatttcttgaaatccGAGATAAATTGGTCGTTTCGAAATTTATGACCTTACGAAATGACTATATTAtcgatattcaaaatttttcgtgaTCGTCGTCGtcaccgtcgtcgtcgttgttgttgttgttttgaTTACGTCTAATCAAATGTGACATATATCATACGGTACAAGTTACTCTCGTAATTTTGCTGGTCACGACGTAGTTttttcacttagtgaattcaCATTGCGTTTCGGTTAACAgcatcaataaaataaaataaaagacaaGTTGCGGAACGTGGTTAAATTGTAGAATAGCAAAACTCAAACCCGCTGTAAAAAGCCTGTTCCCCCATACATTTGCTCATTgtcaacaataatttttaatatctcgATTTCATTATAAAGTATGAATATGCGATATGGCTTTGGAGGAATTTCCAAGTTACGTCTctacgttttccaaaaattgtcAAAAGTATCTGATATTATTTATCCATGACTCATATTCGTAAGATATTAATTTGCATCATACCCCGGGAAGAAGTGAGTGCCATCTAATTTGATCTAATCACATACACAAAGTTTACGgatctaaataaataaatgctaAAACCTATTTATACAATCTAGATATTGAGATAtctatttaataattatattacatgCTTAGATCAGATTagacaaagatataatttgTATCTAATTGGTTCTATTCATTTTTCCCCGGGACGTGTAGCAAGAAATAAAAGTTTCCTGTTCATTGTTCGGCTTAAAGTATCATACAGATCCATCTTTCACCTTCAATTTAAAGTCAAGATACAAGAAATTTAAGGAgtggttgaaaaattggataaaTACGACAGGCTGATCCTTTCAACCGATAACGAGCAGAGCCCTTAAGGGAGTGCCCTAGTCGATTTCGCTATTGACGTATATATCTCCAAGTATTAAAGTCCGCGTATTAAAAAAGGGCTTCacagccccattctatacacaattccgaataaaaataagcaaacatattttcatttcacgcagaaataaagaaacgtCACAGATTCTACTAAATCTGTAATAGTAAATTCATAGAATTcgtgccatttttttttatttctgcgtaaaatgaaaatgtattggggtgtttttgttcagaattgtatATGAAATGGGGCTGTTAAACTctttttcgcgtttgagatacgtggaattcgatatttggaaatatataCGTCAACGTAGATATCGACCGTTTCCAAATATTGTTAGGAAATAATAACTAGCGGGAGCGAGGACAACAGAAATTTATTGCGAAGCTTTCACAGTTGagcttttctttcttcattccAAAATCTCTCTTGTATCTGTAAGTGCGGATGATCACTGCAGGTTACACAAACATCTCATTCTCCCTGTTTTCGTTCCTCAGATTTTCTTCATACTCGGCACAACAGCAACAGCGTTTCCTTCTGCTGTAGTTTTCTGGGCTTtccagaaaattttcactgacCATCGTTAGGTAAGTGTCAACGCTCTTTGTATCCAACGATGCGAGTGACCAAGATAACGAAATCGCCTCGTGTTCTGGTAGCATTGAAGGCCTCGAATTTGCAGATCCCAATGACAGTTTAGACGTGGCACCCGACTGCGACTTCTTCGCCAATCTGCTCTTCGTTGAAAGCTTCTTTATTGCCTGAAAGTACGCAGATTCTACACTGAGGAAAAGTTCGAATGTTGtaagaattacaaaaaaaaattgtggctCGGGTAAAATGACTGTTTTACGATAAGCGTGATAGTAGTAGTAAATAATACATTATCATTATCTATTGCAGCACTaaaattctttgttttatactacattttttcatttacctaAAGCCTCGGAATCAATTATTGCaacaattacaataaaataaaggGTGTTTCCAAGTAAACGTCGCAGTATGTTGGGTTGGCTACCGCTTAGGGGATCAAACATCGGTAAAACAGGCCAACCGTGTCAAGTCATGTAATCATTTTAACGTGATTTCGGAACGCCATCGCTAAGCGCTTCAGCATAGGAATAAAGAATGGAACAACTGCTTGGCCAAATTCACGCAACTTGGCAATACGGGCAGTTCCAGCTCACTTGTGAGGACTATTTATTCCCCTCAATGGCAGGCAACCCAACATACTGCGATGTGTACTTAGAAACACCCTGTATAGTACGAATGACCATAATCAAGAATAATAGTATCGCCTACTACGTTTGTGGATGATAACAACAAAACTCATCCTCATTTCGTAcacagaaatatatttttgggTTGTAGTAAGAAATTAGAACATTAACCACAACTAGAAATTTCTTTCGGTATAATCGTAATCTAATCATTGAAGCCACAAAACACAATCACGCGAATCAACAAGGATAATAATGGGATAATGGGAACGGAGTGAAAATATAAGCGTCGGAAATATGCGAAAAATGGTTTCTATTATTGATTCTCAGATTACgcatagcaaaaaaaaagactatgcatttatttgaaaatatgtgcgtctttgtttataaataaatatctattCACCTACTAGAAATGTATCAACGTAAGCTTCATCAAATATGATAAGAACCATGATGTATGCTTGGTTCATAAAATTCCATcgtaattttcaaagaatcgGACAGTGGTGCGTAATATGTTTATGGTGTATAAATTAAGAGACTACTTAGAATGATTCAACAAAAAACATTCTGATACTCCAAATATGATGGTGAAATGtagcaataaaatatttgcttCTAGAGCTGTAGAAAATTTCTGGTCATGCCTTATTCAAAAGCGTGAGAacggttttgaaaaatttgaatatacgTTGCAATGATTTCTggcaaatttttgaaatgcaGTAGCGCGgttttcttttactttgaTGGCTGATGCTATCCTTTTTTGACCCAGTGAAATTGATTGCGATAGGCATTTTCCTACAATTTTCATTGAGAAAATATACGAGGATGAATGACAAAAATGTAATGCTAAGTTGAGAACACTGTAGCTGGCCACCGTGCATTTACATTATTATCTTACGAATATGAGTCATGGATAAGTAAGGAAGCAAAGGGTAAACAAATGTGGCACATAGTATTGGGAACAGGGTTAAAGGCTATTTGATGAAGTGCGATGCGTTACAGGCAGACGAACAACAATTGTGTGAAATGGTATGAAACGTATTTGAGTGGCTCCGTGACAAAAGTAACGTACTGCTTTTGCCTGCATAGTCCAGAATAATTATCAGATTAATTATTAGCAGAACAATTACGGCATATAGATTTGCTGTACATACTTAAAAAACCCTTAAGATGAGCAAAGACCAGACTCATAACGTAATATACAAACAGACGGCGGGATAAGTTTCTGAACTTTGGGAATTTATAACTCGACAACCAATCTCTCAATTTGATTGGTGTTAATTTCGTGCAATAGTATGTAGATCGAGCTTGATTTGCTTTCTTCGTTAAAATCAATCAACCCAAAGCATTATGAGTGACATCgcaatatatttcaaaacCAGCTCAAACGATTTACTTTGAATTTAGAGACAGTATTTTTGGATAGAGTATCCTCTTCCTCACAATCCATCTCTTTGGAATCAACCCATTTGTTTTCATTAATACAATAAACAAATGGTAAACTTTTCACAAATAATTGAACGTCAACTCGAAACGGTCACCGTTGGGTTAAACGGAAGAAATTATAAACCTCGAATCTTagcaaatagagtaaaactATACAAGAATACTGTCTCAAAATTAGAAGTaaattaaatctttttttaaaGTGAATCAAGTTTCTACATATCGATCTACACACTTCTGAACAAAACTAACCCCGGACGAATTGAATGACGGCCAATACGTAAATTTCTAGAATTCACCCACTGTTTCACCCAAACACTCGTATAACACCCCCTCAACACTGTACGGACGATGACAACTGTTCAACAGTATTGCGAGAGTAAAAAATGTGTCGCTCACCCTTAATATCCTGAGGCCAGATTTGGACAGCGCTTTCTTCAGCATCTCGTTTGCGCCTGAACCAGCAGCCTGATCGGAAAAAGAGTGAACGCGTACTGCCAACAGCTTGACGGATGATACACGAGTACTCGACGCGATATCGAGGCGATCAAAACTAGCTTTTCCAATTACGCGAGCGCGGGAGTTTTATACCGCAAGCCACGCGGTGGGTTGGCGTATTGATTCGGGAGCAAGCCCGTGTTGACCTTCCGAACCAACCCTGGCACGAAGGTGAAACTTGAATTCGTCGACGCGCCTGCGAGGGTGACTCTCATCGGAGTGCTGCCTCCACCCCGCGGCTTCTCCTATATATAAACCCCCTCCCCATGACTTATCAAACTTCTACCCTTCTGAGAGCGGAGCGAAAGGTCGCGGGGATGAAagtaggggggggggggggggtgggggagggaGGATTGGAATATTCGTAAGTGAGCGCACAATCGCACATCGTATTTATGCGTATACAACGACATTTGCGGGGGGTTACTCGTGCGCTAACCGGTAGATATTGAGAGAACGAGGGTCAGGATTTGATCAGTGGGATTGCACAGTGACCCTCGGGGATTCCGTTGTGGCATTGACGGCAAGAATGAACTTAATTGAATTGAACTCGGTGGTTACGGTAGTGCTCGATATAATGGATTGTAAGTAAAGAAATTTGTCAGATCGAATAGCGCAATCGTTGTATCGTACTTTTCCTGCCCTACACGGTACACGGTGTATAATTGATAATTGAACTCACGTCTGAGTCACTGGAAGGTGAATTGTATTAGCACAGGATTAGTTGTAACAGTTTGAATACGCCGCCAATAATAAAGACAACGGGACTCGGTAGTAGGTAAGCCTTGACCTGGCCGGTTATTTGAATGATGTATGATCTCTCAATCGCTAGTGTGATCCTGAGACGACGAATGAACGGTCTGGAGCTATCAGAGCGCGCtctcaaaaagaaaaaaaacaaaccaacgaattgataaaattttgcaaaaataaagTACACGCATATGGAGTATATTTGCGATCACCAAGAAGAAATTATCAGCGACCTACTTTTTACGAATcgctgaaaaagaaaaaccaccAGAACATGACGGACGATGGGAGTACTATTGGCCAGGCAAGGAATTAGCGAATGCAACAACGGAAAGGGAAACCGGAACGTGAAAAAGATCCAGGAAGAAACGTTTATGATAAGTTTTTAATAGTCTGAcatgttatttttttgtgattttatcAGGATACATTTTATTGAATTGTTCTCGCCATAGATGTCCGTCGTCCCtatttaattatacaatttatttatatcattttatGTCACATATTTATACGTTTCTTTTATTCGGTTTTAGCTTATATATGCATGTAATTCCATAGTATCTAACATCCGAAATTCCTTGCCGATCATTTTAAACATTGAAAAGGTAtcgtttcaattaaaaaagaaataagaaaaaaaatgataacggaaaattttgttattgCGAGAGGCTCCTCAATTCCAGTTGAATCTTTGTCGGAACAAACCGTATAACGGAATAGACCGTTACATTGTGGATGTGATAATGGGaggaaattagaaaattatgTACCCAAAACTGAACCGTTATACGTTAGCTTGAAAATTATCTTGGGGTGAGAATAAATTTGGCAGGCTTTccggtattttttaaatatcttaTTAAGTTGTAAAATAACTAACTTCAAAAGTAtgggaaatgaaaagaaatttctgaGTCATATCTTCCGACTCAAGACTTTCCTAATGACTAcgaaaatttctatttttgacTTATACGTTCATACTTCATTTCTATAAAtgctataaatttttatcgttatttctACGAATTATTGTTTGAGATAAACGACACAAAACTCCTGACTACACGATAATTTTCCATGATTTCTCCCAGATTTCAGTAACGGCAGAATATCTTTTTACAATATAATAGCCATAACATccgcacaattttttttttttttacacgtataATTTAAACTTCGAAAAGACCATTCAAGAGAAACGATTACCAATATCTCTTTCTTCCtgcgtaaaaatatttccataaAATTATGCGAAATTTCCCTACTAAAAAGTCATCGTCAAATTTGTACGATATTCCGTACTTGTTATACCGTTTCGAcaacacatattttttatagCTGAATCGAACATCcgtttcagagaaaaaagttttccaatgTTTTTCCATGATTGTCTTCTTGAATTATTGACGTTGATGGATGAACTGTGGTGGGAAGTTATTTTTCACGTAAACAACGAATTCATATGCATTAAATTTCAGTCAAATCCGCTGTGAGCAAACATTGCCTCAATCATATTTTGCTACACTCATTTCTATTTTGATAACTaaaacttttataataatatagttCACCGTCATAGATTGTTAATCAAAATTACTTATTATCAGCAGTCCTAttgacgaaacaaaaaaaatcagtacACTTTTATGCCATTGCTTACCGGGTAAATTCTGTCAGGacgataaattatattattgatttcgAATTATGGAGTGCTAACAGCCCGTTATGTCTCGGCCCGCGTTACTATACAAATACTTTTTGTGGCAAACTATTAAACGGTATATGCTCTCggggactttttttgtagagctcTTCGAGACCTTGAAAACTCTTTATGATAAATTTCGTCCATCTGAAAGTGTTTATAGTCAGCGTTGGCACAAGTGTGTGATCGCGTTCCGACTTGGCTTACAAATATTGTTATATCTCCAAAACTACTAATCTtgttggaataaaatataGCCTAAGACCTGGCCAGACATTGTAGTTATCcacagaaaaaataagaatcaaaATCGGTCAGTAGTTCTGGCGTTATATTATAAGTGAACTTATGAGATgggaaaattattcaaaatcacgtTATCCACATTCAATGGAGACACAACGAAAAACATTTCTAGGTGTTATTACCGTACAGTCCTTAactagtttcatttttcaccgtaACCGAAACATATTGTTCTGAAtacaaagtgaaaattaattttctagcTGTATTCAGAAAGTCTTGTATGTGTTACTATTCTCTTTGATTATGGTCACTTGTATAACtacattttcttgcaattaGTAGTTTGATGGTCAACTAATACGTCAACCGACGCGGTGTTTCCATTCGGTTGGAGGTTTTTGCTGCCAAATCATGGACCAAAAACAAACAACCCTTTTAATTCTGTAATATCCATGTGTCATGGTATTCATAGTCTGTCGTATTTTGCTGATCGATTGATAATTTCTGCTTATCCTTGCAGATTGAACCCGGAAGTATGGCGAAAAGACACAATGACTatctgtattatattattgaaacATTCATAACTACTTGAACGGTAATCATTTATCCACAGTTTTCAACAGTGTTTTCccagttgaatatttttcagcacCTGTATTCTACGAAAGCAATCACTGGAT includes the following:
- the LOC124219111 gene encoding uncharacterized protein; this encodes MLKKALSKSGLRILRAIKKLSTKSRLAKKSQSGATSKLSLGSANSRPSMLPEHEAISLSWSLASLDTKSVDTYLTMVSENFLESPENYSRRKRCCCCAEYEENLRNENRENEMFV